The Burkholderia lata genome contains a region encoding:
- the thiC gene encoding phosphomethylpyrimidine synthase ThiC, translating into MNANPKFLSADAHVDAAAVAPLPNSRKVYVTGSQPDIRVPMREITQADTPTGFGGEKNPPIYVYDTSGPYTDPEAKIDIRAGLAALRQGWIDARGDTEVLGGLSSEYGLERAADPATADLRFPGLHRNPRRAQAGKNVSQMHYARQGIITPEMEYIAIRENQRRAEYLESLKASGPNGAKLAAMMGRQHPGQAFGAAAFGANAPAEITPEFVRSEVACGRAIIPANINHPESEPMIIGRNFLVKINANIGNSAVTSSIGEEVDKMTWAIRWGGDTVMDLSTGKHIHETREWIIRNSPVPIGTVPIYQALEKVNGKAEDLTWEIFRDTLIEQAEQGVDYFTIHAGVRLQYVPLTANRMTGIVSRGGSIMAKWCLAHHKESFLYEHFEEICEIMKAYDVSFSLGDGLRPGSIYDANDEAQLGELKTLGELTQIAWKHDVQVMIEGPGHVPMQLIKENMDLQLDWCKEAPFYTLGPLTTDIAPGYDHITSGIGAAMIGWFGTAMLCYVTPKEHLGLPNKDDVKEGIITYKLAAHAADLAKGHPGAQVRDNALSKARFEFRWEDQFNIGLDPDKAREFHDETLPKDSAKVAHFCSMCGPHFCSMKITQDVREFAAQQGVSETEALKKGMEVKAVEFVKTGAEIYHRQ; encoded by the coding sequence ATGAACGCCAATCCGAAGTTTCTGTCCGCCGACGCTCATGTCGATGCCGCGGCCGTCGCCCCGCTGCCGAATTCCCGCAAGGTTTATGTAACCGGCTCCCAGCCCGACATCCGCGTGCCGATGCGTGAAATCACGCAGGCCGACACGCCGACCGGCTTCGGCGGCGAAAAGAATCCGCCGATCTACGTGTACGACACGTCGGGCCCCTACACCGATCCGGAAGCGAAGATCGACATCCGCGCAGGCCTGGCCGCGCTGCGTCAGGGCTGGATCGACGCACGCGGCGACACCGAAGTGCTCGGCGGCCTGTCGAGCGAGTACGGCCTCGAGCGCGCGGCCGACCCGGCCACCGCCGACCTGCGGTTCCCGGGCCTGCACCGCAACCCGCGCCGCGCCCAGGCCGGCAAGAACGTCTCGCAGATGCACTACGCGCGCCAGGGCATCATCACGCCGGAAATGGAATACATCGCGATCCGCGAGAACCAGCGCCGCGCCGAGTACCTCGAGAGCCTGAAGGCCAGCGGCCCGAACGGCGCGAAGCTCGCCGCGATGATGGGCCGCCAGCACCCGGGCCAGGCGTTCGGCGCAGCGGCTTTCGGCGCGAACGCGCCGGCCGAGATCACGCCGGAATTCGTGCGCTCGGAAGTGGCGTGCGGCCGCGCGATCATCCCCGCGAACATCAACCACCCGGAATCCGAGCCGATGATCATCGGCCGCAACTTCCTCGTGAAGATCAACGCGAACATCGGCAACTCGGCCGTCACGTCGTCGATCGGCGAGGAAGTCGACAAGATGACGTGGGCGATCCGCTGGGGCGGCGACACGGTGATGGACCTGTCGACCGGCAAGCACATCCATGAAACGCGCGAGTGGATCATCCGCAACAGCCCGGTGCCGATCGGCACGGTGCCGATCTACCAGGCGCTGGAAAAGGTCAACGGCAAGGCCGAGGATCTCACCTGGGAAATCTTCCGCGACACGCTGATCGAACAGGCCGAGCAAGGCGTCGACTATTTCACGATCCACGCGGGCGTGCGCCTGCAGTACGTGCCGCTCACCGCGAACCGGATGACCGGCATCGTGTCGCGCGGCGGCTCGATCATGGCGAAGTGGTGCCTCGCGCATCACAAGGAAAGCTTCCTGTACGAACACTTCGAAGAGATCTGCGAGATCATGAAGGCGTACGACGTGAGCTTCTCGCTCGGCGACGGCCTGCGCCCCGGATCGATCTACGACGCGAACGACGAAGCGCAGCTCGGCGAGCTGAAGACGCTCGGCGAACTCACGCAGATCGCGTGGAAGCACGACGTGCAGGTGATGATCGAAGGCCCCGGCCACGTGCCGATGCAGCTGATCAAGGAGAACATGGATCTCCAGCTCGACTGGTGCAAGGAAGCGCCGTTCTACACGCTCGGGCCGCTGACCACCGACATCGCACCGGGCTACGACCACATCACGTCCGGCATCGGCGCCGCGATGATCGGCTGGTTCGGCACCGCGATGCTGTGCTACGTGACGCCGAAGGAACACCTCGGCCTGCCAAACAAGGACGACGTGAAGGAAGGCATCATCACGTACAAGCTCGCCGCGCACGCCGCCGACCTCGCGAAGGGTCACCCGGGCGCGCAGGTGCGCGACAACGCGCTGTCGAAGGCGCGCTTCGAGTTCCGCTGGGAAGACCAGTTCAACATCGGTCTCGATCCGGACAAGGCGCGCGAATTCCACGACGAAACGCTGCCGAAGGATTCGGCGAAGGTCGCGCACTTCTGCTCGATGTGCGGCCCGCACTTCTGCTCGATGAAGATCACGCAGGACGTGCGCGAGTTCGCGGCGCAGCAGGGCGTGTCGGAAACCGAAGCGCTGAAGAAGGGGATGGAAGTGAAAGCGGTCGAGTTCGTCAAGACCGGCGCCGAAATCTATCACCGTCAATAA
- a CDS encoding pentapeptide MXKDX repeat protein, translated as MKKVLIAACVAAFATIATGAYAQNDAMSQPGSSMSKDAMGHDAMAKDAMGHDAMKKDGMKKHAMKKDAMKKDAMSHDEMGKPSGDKMAPSN; from the coding sequence ATGAAAAAAGTACTGATTGCCGCTTGCGTCGCCGCCTTCGCCACGATCGCCACGGGCGCGTATGCGCAGAACGACGCGATGTCGCAGCCGGGCTCGTCGATGTCGAAGGACGCGATGGGTCACGACGCGATGGCCAAGGATGCAATGGGCCATGACGCGATGAAGAAGGACGGCATGAAGAAGCATGCGATGAAGAAAGACGCGATGAAGAAGGACGCGATGTCGCACGACGAGATGGGCAAGCCGTCGGGCGACAAGATGGCGCCGTCGAACTGA
- a CDS encoding glycine zipper 2TM domain-containing protein has protein sequence MNSIRRIGICALLVATVASLSACDSMSRRQRDTAIGAGVGGVAGAAIGGSALSTLGGAAAGGIIGNQVGK, from the coding sequence ATGAATTCGATACGGCGTATTGGGATTTGCGCGCTGCTCGTCGCGACCGTGGCCAGCCTGTCGGCCTGTGACTCGATGTCGAGACGCCAGCGTGACACGGCAATCGGTGCGGGTGTCGGCGGTGTCGCCGGCGCGGCAATCGGCGGCAGCGCGCTGTCGACGCTGGGCGGCGCAGCGGCCGGCGGCATCATCGGTAACCAGGTCGGCAAGTAA
- a CDS encoding cytochrome b/b6 domain-containing protein: MQTVPATGRAAATPPARPIHPLWVRASHWLNALAAILMVLSGWRIYDASPIYPPFTFPHGITIGGWLGGALQWHFAAMWLLVFNGLFYLTMSIATGRLARKMLPVTPASIWRDVRAALGGRLSHADLSVYNAVQRAAYLTAIVDLVVLVLSGLTIWKSVQFPLLRELFGGYDNARVVHFWAMSMLVAFIVVHVAMALLVPRSLLAMLRGR; the protein is encoded by the coding sequence ATGCAAACCGTTCCCGCCACCGGCCGCGCGGCCGCCACGCCGCCCGCGCGCCCGATCCATCCGCTGTGGGTGCGCGCGAGCCACTGGCTCAACGCGCTCGCGGCGATCCTGATGGTGCTGTCCGGCTGGCGCATCTACGACGCGTCGCCGATCTATCCGCCGTTCACGTTTCCGCATGGCATCACGATCGGCGGCTGGCTCGGCGGCGCGCTGCAATGGCATTTCGCGGCGATGTGGTTGCTCGTCTTCAACGGGTTGTTCTACCTGACGATGTCGATCGCAACGGGGCGCCTTGCGCGCAAGATGCTGCCCGTCACGCCGGCGTCGATCTGGCGCGACGTCCGTGCCGCGCTGGGCGGGCGGCTGTCGCACGCCGACCTGAGCGTCTACAACGCGGTGCAGCGTGCTGCGTACCTGACCGCGATCGTCGATCTCGTCGTGCTGGTGCTGTCGGGACTCACGATCTGGAAATCCGTGCAATTCCCACTGCTGCGCGAATTGTTCGGCGGTTACGACAACGCGCGTGTCGTGCATTTCTGGGCGATGTCGATGCTCGTCGCATTCATTGTCGTTCACGTCGCGATGGCGCTGCTGGTGCCGCGCTCGCTGCTCGCGATGCTGCGCGGGCGCTGA
- a CDS encoding DMT family transporter: MSAKNALLLTVLAALWGASFLFIRIGVVDLGVAPLMALRVGIGALFLAGFALTRFKPADLGARLRRHAWPLFVVGALNSGIPFCLFAFAELTLSAGVTSVINATTPLWGALVAYVWLKDKLSLPRALGLVIGFAGVLTLVWNQIANAHGETGATATALAAAAALGATLLYGIAANYTKRKLTGVDPLVNATGSMIGSTILLLPFAIATWPAAPVSAHAWGSVLALGVACTGIAYFIYFYLIAHIGPARAITVTFVIPVFGLLWGALFLGEHVSAVMIEGCAIVLVGTALATGVIKRIPGIRPRSGEAT, translated from the coding sequence ATGTCCGCCAAGAACGCCCTTCTGCTGACCGTGCTCGCTGCCCTGTGGGGCGCGTCGTTCCTGTTTATCCGGATCGGCGTCGTCGATCTCGGCGTCGCGCCGCTGATGGCGTTGCGGGTGGGCATCGGCGCGCTGTTTCTCGCCGGCTTCGCGCTGACGCGCTTCAAACCCGCCGATCTCGGCGCCCGGCTGCGTCGCCATGCGTGGCCGTTGTTCGTCGTCGGCGCGCTGAACTCGGGCATCCCGTTCTGCCTGTTCGCGTTCGCCGAACTGACGCTGTCGGCCGGCGTGACGTCGGTGATCAACGCGACGACGCCGCTCTGGGGCGCGCTCGTGGCCTACGTATGGCTGAAGGACAAGCTGTCGCTGCCGCGCGCGCTCGGCCTCGTGATCGGTTTCGCCGGCGTGCTCACGCTCGTGTGGAACCAGATCGCGAATGCGCACGGCGAGACGGGCGCCACCGCGACCGCACTCGCCGCCGCAGCCGCCCTCGGCGCGACGCTGCTGTACGGCATCGCGGCCAATTACACGAAGCGCAAGCTGACCGGCGTCGATCCGCTCGTCAACGCGACCGGCAGCATGATCGGCTCGACCATCCTGCTGCTGCCGTTCGCGATCGCCACCTGGCCGGCCGCGCCGGTCAGCGCGCACGCGTGGGGCTCGGTGCTCGCCCTCGGCGTCGCCTGCACGGGCATCGCGTATTTCATCTACTTCTACCTGATCGCGCACATCGGCCCCGCCCGCGCGATTACCGTGACGTTCGTGATCCCCGTGTTCGGCCTGCTGTGGGGCGCGCTGTTCCTCGGCGAACACGTGTCGGCCGTGATGATCGAAGGCTGCGCGATCGTGCTCGTCGGCACCGCGCTCGCCACCGGCGTGATCAAGCGGATTCCCGGGATCCGGCCGCGCAGCGGCGAAGCCACCTGA